The genome window CATGTCGTATAAAACGTAAACTCGATCGATGTGCGCATCGACTTGCCGTATCTTCAAACTTTTGCTCACAAACTAAAGGAATTCCCTCAGCGCACCGCCGGCgccacaaccacagcaacagcagcagcagcaacaacaacagcagccacagctggCGCCTCAAGCGGTTTCCCATTACGGACCCACTGCCAACGGGCCAACGTCCAATGGACTGCCACAGCAGGGCAATCCTCAAATGCAGATTCCACCTGCACCCGGTcaggcacaacaacagcagcagcagcaacaacagcaacagtatcaacagcagccacaacagcagcccGTCTACaatacacaacaacagcagcagcagatggtGCAAGCGGGCTATGCGCCTCCACAGGTATGTTGAAGTCCGGATTGAATTGTTGCCCAACTCTTTTAAGATCTGCTTAAGTTGCTACTTCTTCCTTtctgtttcatttcattccaaaTATTCGCCCGTCCGCAATTGGCTTATtcccacaaaaaataaacccattaccaccacaacaaccaaccaaccaaccaacaccACCACCAACTACCGCCACCAACCACCGCTACTATCGCCACAATCATCCGATCCGCCAGCAGTACCAGCAGCCCCACTATGTGCTCTCAAACTCTAATCCCAATCTCAATCTACATCAATACCCGacacagcagccacagccgccGATGCCGCCCGTGCATCAGAATGGAGGCGGGCCCATCTACGGGGCCACACAGCCCGCCCATATCCCCAGCTCGACCAGCTCCAACAGCGTTGTGTATGCCAGTCAGCCGCAGTTGATACCACAGCCTCCCCAGGCGCCCGGCATGCCAGCTCCCGGATACGGACAACACAACGGACAGCAGCCGGAGAATCCCTATGGGCAAGTGCCGTTGGCGCCGCCAATGATGCAACAGCCAGGCAGTGGTGCACCCATGCCACCGCCACTTAATCGCATGAGCAGCACAGGCGGAGTTGCTGGCGCAGGTCCAGGACAGGTGGCAGCCCCGGcgccgccaccaccaccacccaCATTTGGCGGTGTACCGCCGGCACCACCACAGATGTTCAATGGTGCACCCGCACCACCACAGCCGCCGGCACCACCTGCTCCACCAGCTATGGGCGGACCTCCAGGTGCCCCAGGCGGTCCGGGTGGTCCAGGTgcaccaccgccgccgccaccgcctcctGGCATGGGTGCAGGCGGCGCAGGCAAAAAGGATGATCCCCAAGCCGATCTCATGGGTTCGCTGGCCTCGCAATTGCAGCAGTTCAAGCTCAAAAAGAACAAGGTGAGTGGCAATGGAATACGTTGAGCGACTCTTTGACTAATCTTGATATCTTTTGATCGATTTTAGTCAACCACAGCTGCTCCGGagaacagcggcagcagcactTCGAGTGGCGGCAGCGGCAATTATGGCACCATTGGTCGCAGTTCCAATGGCATGGCTTCGATGATGGACGAGATGGCCAAGACGCTGGCTCGGCGACGTGCGCAGGCAGAAAAGAAAGATGTGAGTTAgatatttaatacatttatgaattgtttgatttgaaaacttttcacatTTGTGTAGCCTGAGCCGGAACCAGAAGTCAAGCAGCGGCCATGGGAGAAGTCAAACACATTGCCACACAAGCTCAGCAGTGGAGGCAGCAGTGGTGCAGCGTCCAATGCGCATGGCGGAGCTAACGGCAGCACCGGCAGCGGTCAGAGCACAACGAATAGCGGTGGTGAATCGCCACGACCCATGCGCAAGCGCTTCGGCAGCGCTAGTGAAGAGACTATTCTCAAGGTGAGTTCTTAGCCGTAGATAACTTATGTGGCAATTACTGATGCTTATTTGCTTAGCAGGTTAATGGCGATGGTCTGTCGCTGGCATTGTCCAACAGCGATCTGGACACCCTGAAGGCTGAGATAGTGCGCGAGATGCGCCTAGAAATACAGAAAGTCAAAAACGAAATCATAGACGGTACGTTTTGGAGTACTATATTAAGTTCAAATTCAAAGATTAAAAATcgactattttattttagctatCAAATCGGAGTTCAATCGTAGATAGATCAAAATACATACCAGGCTTCGAAGCTCTCTCCCACTATCCTGTCACTCGTAAGCAGTCGCAATCCCTCAGCTGAAGTAGAAGAGCAGCTACATTGTCCCCAAAGTGGCCGTGTGCTGGATTGGTATATGGGTAGACGGTGTCTCTATCTCCGTCTACTGCTTCTCTGTCTCTACCGTTAGCCAGCGCGCGTATCACGAACTGAGTTAGAACAAGGCGCATCAGATATTTAAATGTGtaattctaaatattttaaatgtaatttcgatgaaatatttgaaatgacACCCAACGTATTCGAGTATTTAcaagcatatacatatatatacaaatttatataaaaacctacgcgtatatatatatatagttctacatatacatatatatatatatatatatatatataaatataatttatac of Drosophila nasuta strain 15112-1781.00 chromosome 3, ASM2355853v1, whole genome shotgun sequence contains these proteins:
- the LOC132789336 gene encoding protein enabled isoform X6 translates to MAMKKLYAKTSFTSKKSNGSAAVVSGPILAYHQTANAMPTMCEFQPSPQQQHPQQQLHQSPAAQHEQLLIKRSQSLYSKATSKGVALPVAGGDYYSIEELQELDLLDYRHPMYHHYQQQELLMRQRSAAAYHEHEQLVLQLPKAQGGGGGTPTAIYEAPTWTTQTQATLLHDQAFEQSIIGARASVMVYDDNQKKWVPSGSSSGLSKVQIYHHQQNNTFRVVGRKLQDHEVVINCSILKGLKYNQATATFHQWRDAKYVYGLNFSSQSDAENFARAMMHALEVLSGRVINNPAGQPTNGNGYEEDMGYRTMTSEDAAILRQNNGIGGHITPSAQTPTSQTNQNNIPQSPPTPQGHHRTSSAPPAPQPQQQQQQQQQQQPQLAPQAVSHYGPTANGPTSNGLPQQGNPQMQIPPAPGQAQQQQQQQQQQQYQQQPQQQPVYNTQQQQQQMVQAGYAPPQQYQQPHYVLSNSNPNLNLHQYPTQQPQPPMPPVHQNGGGPIYGATQPAHIPSSTSSNSVVYASQPQLIPQPPQAPGMPAPGYGQHNGQQPENPYGQVPLAPPMMQQPGSGAPMPPPLNRMSSTGGVAGAGPGQVAAPAPPPPPPTFGGVPPAPPQMFNGAPAPPQPPAPPAPPAMGGPPGAPGGPGGPGAPPPPPPPPGMGAGGAGKKDDPQADLMGSLASQLQQFKLKKNKSTTAAPENSGSSTSSGGSGNYGTIGRSSNGMASMMDEMAKTLARRRAQAEKKDPEPEPEVKQRPWEKSNTLPHKLSSGGSSGAASNAHGGANGSTGSGQSTTNSGGESPRPMRKRFGSASEETILKVNGDGLSLALSNSDLDTLKAEIVREMRLEIQKVKNEIIDAIKSEFNRR
- the LOC132789336 gene encoding protein enabled isoform X3, coding for MAMKKLYAKTSFTSKKSNGSAAVVSGPILAYHQTANAMPTMCEFQPSPQQQHPQQQLHQSPAAQHEQLLIKRSQSLYSKATSKGVALPVAGGDYYSIEELQELDLLDYRHPMYHHYQQQELLMRQRSAAAYHEHEQLVLQLPKAQGGGGGTPTAIYEAPTWTTQTQATLLHDQAFEQSIIGARASVMVYDDNQKKWVPSGSSSGLSKVQIYHHQQNNTFRVVGRKLQDHEVVINCSILKGLKYNQATATFHQWRDAKYVYGLNFSSQSDAENFARAMMHALEVLSGRVINNPAGQPTNGNGYEEDMGYRTMTSEDAAILRQNNGIGGHITPSAQTPTSQTNQNNIPQSPPTPQGHHRTSRNSLSAPPAPQPQQQQQQQQQQQPQLAPQAVSHYGPTANGPTSNGLPQQGNPQMQIPPAPGQAQQQQQQQQQQQYQQQPQQQPVYNTQQQQQQMVQAGYAPPQYQQPHYVLSNSNPNLNLHQYPTQQPQPPMPPVHQNGGGPIYGATQPAHIPSSTSSNSVVYASQPQLIPQPPQAPGMPAPGYGQHNGQQPENPYGQVPLAPPMMQQPGSGAPMPPPLNRMSSTGGVAGAGPGQVAAPAPPPPPPTFGGVPPAPPQMFNGAPAPPQPPAPPAPPAMGGPPGAPGGPGGPGAPPPPPPPPGMGAGGAGKKDDPQADLMGSLASQLQQFKLKKNKSTTAAPENSGSSTSSGGSGNYGTIGRSSNGMASMMDEMAKTLARRRAQAEKKDPEPEPEVKQRPWEKSNTLPHKLSSGGSSGAASNAHGGANGSTGSGQSTTNSGGESPRPMRKRFGSASEETILKQVNGDGLSLALSNSDLDTLKAEIVREMRLEIQKVKNEIIDAIKSEFNRR
- the LOC132789336 gene encoding protein enabled isoform X7 translates to MAMKKLYAKTSFTSKKSNGSAAVVSGPILAYHQTANAMPTMCEFQPSPQQQHPQQQLHQSPAAQHEQLLIKRSQSLYSKATSKGVALPVAGGDYYSIEELQELDLLDYRHPMYHHYQQQELLMRQRSAAAYHEHEQLVLQLPKAQGGGGGTPTAIYEAPTWTTQTQATLLHDQAFEQSIIGARASVMVYDDNQKKWVPSGSSSGLSKVQIYHHQQNNTFRVVGRKLQDHEVVINCSILKGLKYNQATATFHQWRDAKYVYGLNFSSQSDAENFARAMMHALEVLSGRVINNPAGQPTNGNGYEEDMGYRTMTSEDAAILRQNNGIGGHITPSAQTPTSQTNQNNIPQSPPTPQGHHRTSRNSLSAPPAPQPQQQQQQQQQQQPQLAPQAVSHYGPTANGPTSNGLPQQGNPQMQIPPAPGQAQQQQQQQQQQQYQQQPQQQPVYNTQQQQQQMVQAGYAPPQQPQPPMPPVHQNGGGPIYGATQPAHIPSSTSSNSVVYASQPQLIPQPPQAPGMPAPGYGQHNGQQPENPYGQVPLAPPMMQQPGSGAPMPPPLNRMSSTGGVAGAGPGQVAAPAPPPPPPTFGGVPPAPPQMFNGAPAPPQPPAPPAPPAMGGPPGAPGGPGGPGAPPPPPPPPGMGAGGAGKKDDPQADLMGSLASQLQQFKLKKNKSTTAAPENSGSSTSSGGSGNYGTIGRSSNGMASMMDEMAKTLARRRAQAEKKDPEPEPEVKQRPWEKSNTLPHKLSSGGSSGAASNAHGGANGSTGSGQSTTNSGGESPRPMRKRFGSASEETILKQVNGDGLSLALSNSDLDTLKAEIVREMRLEIQKVKNEIIDAIKSEFNRR
- the LOC132789336 gene encoding protein enabled isoform X8, with amino-acid sequence MAMKKLYAKTSFTSKKSNGSAAVVSGPILAYHQTANAMPTMCEFQPSPQQQHPQQQLHQSPAAQHEQLLIKRSQSLYSKATSKGVALPVAGGDYYSIEELQELDLLDYRHPMYHHYQQQELLMRQRSAAAYHEHEQLVLQLPKAQGGGGGTPTAIYEAPTWTTQTQATLLHDQAFEQSIIGARASVMVYDDNQKKWVPSGSSSGLSKVQIYHHQQNNTFRVVGRKLQDHEVVINCSILKGLKYNQATATFHQWRDAKYVYGLNFSSQSDAENFARAMMHALEVLSGRVINNPAGQPTNGNGYEEDMGYRTMTSEDAAILRQNNGIGGHITPSAQTPTSQTNQNNIPQSPPTPQGHHRTSRNSLSAPPAPQPQQQQQQQQQQQPQLAPQAVSHYGPTANGPTSNGLPQQGNPQMQIPPAPGQAQQQQQQQQQQQYQQQPQQQPVYNTQQQQQQMVQAGYAPPQQPQPPMPPVHQNGGGPIYGATQPAHIPSSTSSNSVVYASQPQLIPQPPQAPGMPAPGYGQHNGQQPENPYGQVPLAPPMMQQPGSGAPMPPPLNRMSSTGGVAGAGPGQVAAPAPPPPPPTFGGVPPAPPQMFNGAPAPPQPPAPPAPPAMGGPPGAPGGPGGPGAPPPPPPPPGMGAGGAGKKDDPQADLMGSLASQLQQFKLKKNKSTTAAPENSGSSTSSGGSGNYGTIGRSSNGMASMMDEMAKTLARRRAQAEKKDPEPEPEVKQRPWEKSNTLPHKLSSGGSSGAASNAHGGANGSTGSGQSTTNSGGESPRPMRKRFGSASEETILKVNGDGLSLALSNSDLDTLKAEIVREMRLEIQKVKNEIIDAIKSEFNRR
- the LOC132789336 gene encoding protein enabled isoform X5 yields the protein MAMKKLYAKTSFTSKKSNGSAAVVSGPILAYHQTANAMPTMCEFQPSPQQQHPQQQLHQSPAAQHEQLLIKRSQSLYSKATSKGVALPVAGGDYYSIEELQELDLLDYRHPMYHHYQQQELLMRQRSAAAYHEHEQLVLQLPKAQGGGGGTPTAIYEAPTWTTQTQATLLHDQAFEQSIIGARASVMVYDDNQKKWVPSGSSSGLSKVQIYHHQQNNTFRVVGRKLQDHEVVINCSILKGLKYNQATATFHQWRDAKYVYGLNFSSQSDAENFARAMMHALEVLSGRVINNPAGQPTNGNGYEEDMGYRTMTSEDAAILRQNNGIGGHITPSAQTPTSQTNQNNIPQSPPTPQGHHRTSSAPPAPQPQQQQQQQQQQQPQLAPQAVSHYGPTANGPTSNGLPQQGNPQMQIPPAPGQAQQQQQQQQQQQYQQQPQQQPVYNTQQQQQQMVQAGYAPPQQYQQPHYVLSNSNPNLNLHQYPTQQPQPPMPPVHQNGGGPIYGATQPAHIPSSTSSNSVVYASQPQLIPQPPQAPGMPAPGYGQHNGQQPENPYGQVPLAPPMMQQPGSGAPMPPPLNRMSSTGGVAGAGPGQVAAPAPPPPPPTFGGVPPAPPQMFNGAPAPPQPPAPPAPPAMGGPPGAPGGPGGPGAPPPPPPPPGMGAGGAGKKDDPQADLMGSLASQLQQFKLKKNKSTTAAPENSGSSTSSGGSGNYGTIGRSSNGMASMMDEMAKTLARRRAQAEKKDPEPEPEVKQRPWEKSNTLPHKLSSGGSSGAASNAHGGANGSTGSGQSTTNSGGESPRPMRKRFGSASEETILKQVNGDGLSLALSNSDLDTLKAEIVREMRLEIQKVKNEIIDAIKSEFNRR
- the LOC132789336 gene encoding protein enabled isoform X10, whose amino-acid sequence is MTEQSIIGARASVMVYDDNQKKWVPSGSSSGLSKVQIYHHQQNNTFRVVGRKLQDHEVVINCSILKGLKYNQATATFHQWRDAKYVYGLNFSSQSDAENFARAMMHALEVLSGRVINNPAGQPTNGNGYEEDMGYRTMTSEDAAILRQNNGIGGHITPSAQTPTSQTNQNNIPQSPPTPQGHHRTSRNSLSAPPAPQPQQQQQQQQQQQPQLAPQAVSHYGPTANGPTSNGLPQQGNPQMQIPPAPGQAQQQQQQQQQQQYQQQPQQQPVYNTQQQQQQMVQAGYAPPQQYQQPHYVLSNSNPNLNLHQYPTQQPQPPMPPVHQNGGGPIYGATQPAHIPSSTSSNSVVYASQPQLIPQPPQAPGMPAPGYGQHNGQQPENPYGQVPLAPPMMQQPGSGAPMPPPLNRMSSTGGVAGAGPGQVAAPAPPPPPPTFGGVPPAPPQMFNGAPAPPQPPAPPAPPAMGGPPGAPGGPGGPGAPPPPPPPPGMGAGGAGKKDDPQADLMGSLASQLQQFKLKKNKSTTAAPENSGSSTSSGGSGNYGTIGRSSNGMASMMDEMAKTLARRRAQAEKKDPEPEPEVKQRPWEKSNTLPHKLSSGGSSGAASNAHGGANGSTGSGQSTTNSGGESPRPMRKRFGSASEETILKQVNGDGLSLALSNSDLDTLKAEIVREMRLEIQKVKNEIIDAIKSEFNRR
- the LOC132789336 gene encoding protein enabled isoform X9, yielding MAMKKLYAKTSFTSKKSNGSAAVVSGPILAYHQTANAMPTMCEFQPSPQQQHPQQQLHQSPAAQHEQLLIKRSQSLYSKATSKGVALPVAGGDYYSIEELQELDLLDYRHPMYHHYQQQELLMRQRSAAAYHEHEQLVLQLPKAQGGGGGTPTAIYEAPTWTTQTQATLLHDQAFEQSIIGARASVMVYDDNQKKWVPSGSSSGLSKVQIYHHQQNNTFRVVGRKLQDHEVVINCSILKGLKYNQATATFHQWRDAKYVYGLNFSSQSDAENFARAMMHALEVLSGRVINNPAGQPTNGNGYEEDMGYRTMTSEDAAILRQNNGIGGHITPSAQTPTSQTNQNNIPQSPPTPQGHHRTSRNSLSAPPAPQPQQQQQQQQQQQPQLAPQAVSHYGPTANGPTSNGLPQQGNPQMQIPPAPGQAQQQQQQQQQQQYQQQPQQQPVYNTQQQQQQMVQAGYAPPQPQPPMPPVHQNGGGPIYGATQPAHIPSSTSSNSVVYASQPQLIPQPPQAPGMPAPGYGQHNGQQPENPYGQVPLAPPMMQQPGSGAPMPPPLNRMSSTGGVAGAGPGQVAAPAPPPPPPTFGGVPPAPPQMFNGAPAPPQPPAPPAPPAMGGPPGAPGGPGGPGAPPPPPPPPGMGAGGAGKKDDPQADLMGSLASQLQQFKLKKNKSTTAAPENSGSSTSSGGSGNYGTIGRSSNGMASMMDEMAKTLARRRAQAEKKDPEPEPEVKQRPWEKSNTLPHKLSSGGSSGAASNAHGGANGSTGSGQSTTNSGGESPRPMRKRFGSASEETILKQVNGDGLSLALSNSDLDTLKAEIVREMRLEIQKVKNEIIDAIKSEFNRR
- the LOC132789336 gene encoding protein enabled isoform X1 — protein: MAMKKLYAKTSFTSKKSNGSAAVVSGPILAYHQTANAMPTMCEFQPSPQQQHPQQQLHQSPAAQHEQLLIKRSQSLYSKATSKGVALPVAGGDYYSIEELQELDLLDYRHPMYHHYQQQELLMRQRSAAAYHEHEQLVLQLPKAQGGGGGTPTAIYEAPTWTTQTQATLLHDQAFEQSIIGARASVMVYDDNQKKWVPSGSSSGLSKVQIYHHQQNNTFRVVGRKLQDHEVVINCSILKGLKYNQATATFHQWRDAKYVYGLNFSSQSDAENFARAMMHALEVLSGRVINNPAGQPTNGNGYEEDMGYRTMTSEDAAILRQNNGIGGHITPSAQTPTSQTNQNNIPQSPPTPQGHHRTSRNSLSAPPAPQPQQQQQQQQQQQPQLAPQAVSHYGPTANGPTSNGLPQQGNPQMQIPPAPGQAQQQQQQQQQQQYQQQPQQQPVYNTQQQQQQMVQAGYAPPQQYQQPHYVLSNSNPNLNLHQYPTQQPQPPMPPVHQNGGGPIYGATQPAHIPSSTSSNSVVYASQPQLIPQPPQAPGMPAPGYGQHNGQQPENPYGQVPLAPPMMQQPGSGAPMPPPLNRMSSTGGVAGAGPGQVAAPAPPPPPPTFGGVPPAPPQMFNGAPAPPQPPAPPAPPAMGGPPGAPGGPGGPGAPPPPPPPPGMGAGGAGKKDDPQADLMGSLASQLQQFKLKKNKSTTAAPENSGSSTSSGGSGNYGTIGRSSNGMASMMDEMAKTLARRRAQAEKKDPEPEPEVKQRPWEKSNTLPHKLSSGGSSGAASNAHGGANGSTGSGQSTTNSGGESPRPMRKRFGSASEETILKQVNGDGLSLALSNSDLDTLKAEIVREMRLEIQKVKNEIIDAIKSEFNRR
- the LOC132789336 gene encoding protein enabled isoform X2, whose translation is MAMKKLYAKTSFTSKKSNGSAAVVSGPILAYHQTANAMPTMCEFQPSPQQQHPQQQLHQSPAAQHEQLLIKRSQSLYSKATSKGVALPVAGGDYYSIEELQELDLLDYRHPMYHHYQQQELLMRQRSAAAYHEHEQLVLQLPKAQGGGGGTPTAIYEAPTWTTQTQATLLHDQAFEQSIIGARASVMVYDDNQKKWVPSGSSSGLSKVQIYHHQQNNTFRVVGRKLQDHEVVINCSILKGLKYNQATATFHQWRDAKYVYGLNFSSQSDAENFARAMMHALEVLSGRVINNPAGQPTNGNGYEEDMGYRTMTSEDAAILRQNNGIGGHITPSAQTPTSQTNQNNIPQSPPTPQGHHRTSRNSLSAPPAPQPQQQQQQQQQQQPQLAPQAVSHYGPTANGPTSNGLPQQGNPQMQIPPAPGQAQQQQQQQQQQQYQQQPQQQPVYNTQQQQQQMVQAGYAPPQQYQQPHYVLSNSNPNLNLHQYPTQQPQPPMPPVHQNGGGPIYGATQPAHIPSSTSSNSVVYASQPQLIPQPPQAPGMPAPGYGQHNGQQPENPYGQVPLAPPMMQQPGSGAPMPPPLNRMSSTGGVAGAGPGQVAAPAPPPPPPTFGGVPPAPPQMFNGAPAPPQPPAPPAPPAMGGPPGAPGGPGGPGAPPPPPPPPGMGAGGAGKKDDPQADLMGSLASQLQQFKLKKNKSTTAAPENSGSSTSSGGSGNYGTIGRSSNGMASMMDEMAKTLARRRAQAEKKDPEPEPEVKQRPWEKSNTLPHKLSSGGSSGAASNAHGGANGSTGSGQSTTNSGGESPRPMRKRFGSASEETILKVNGDGLSLALSNSDLDTLKAEIVREMRLEIQKVKNEIIDAIKSEFNRR
- the LOC132789336 gene encoding protein enabled isoform X4; amino-acid sequence: MAMKKLYAKTSFTSKKSNGSAAVVSGPILAYHQTANAMPTMCEFQPSPQQQHPQQQLHQSPAAQHEQLLIKRSQSLYSKATSKGVALPVAGGDYYSIEELQELDLLDYRHPMYHHYQQQELLMRQRSAAAYHEHEQLVLQLPKAQGGGGGTPTAIYEAPTWTTQTQATLLHDQAFEQSIIGARASVMVYDDNQKKWVPSGSSSGLSKVQIYHHQQNNTFRVVGRKLQDHEVVINCSILKGLKYNQATATFHQWRDAKYVYGLNFSSQSDAENFARAMMHALEVLSGRVINNPAGQPTNGNGYEEDMGYRTMTSEDAAILRQNNGIGGHITPSAQTPTSQTNQNNIPQSPPTPQGHHRTSRNSLSAPPAPQPQQQQQQQQQQQPQLAPQAVSHYGPTANGPTSNGLPQQGNPQMQIPPAPGQAQQQQQQQQQQQYQQQPQQQPVYNTQQQQQQMVQAGYAPPQYQQPHYVLSNSNPNLNLHQYPTQQPQPPMPPVHQNGGGPIYGATQPAHIPSSTSSNSVVYASQPQLIPQPPQAPGMPAPGYGQHNGQQPENPYGQVPLAPPMMQQPGSGAPMPPPLNRMSSTGGVAGAGPGQVAAPAPPPPPPTFGGVPPAPPQMFNGAPAPPQPPAPPAPPAMGGPPGAPGGPGGPGAPPPPPPPPGMGAGGAGKKDDPQADLMGSLASQLQQFKLKKNKSTTAAPENSGSSTSSGGSGNYGTIGRSSNGMASMMDEMAKTLARRRAQAEKKDPEPEPEVKQRPWEKSNTLPHKLSSGGSSGAASNAHGGANGSTGSGQSTTNSGGESPRPMRKRFGSASEETILKVNGDGLSLALSNSDLDTLKAEIVREMRLEIQKVKNEIIDAIKSEFNRR